The stretch of DNA CCAACGAGCTGGATTTGCTGATCAAAATGCTGGCTTACAACCTCTATGAGCGGTTCAAGCGGGACTATTGCGAACCCGTTCATTGGGGCTATACGATCGCCAGGTTTCGGCTGGAGTTCTTCCATTGGGCGGCGACGATCGTTCGGCACAGCCGGAAGCTCATCCTGAAACTGGCTCACGACTTTCCATACCGCCATGCGTGGAAGCGAATCGAAGCGCGGCTGGCGACCATGTCAGGTTAGAGATTCCCACAATTTTACATGGAAAACCAAAAGCCCCTTGCGGTGGGGGAGGGGGAGGAATACCTTTCAACGCTGACGGGGAGTTGTCTGGCTGGGAACTTCCCTGTTATTTACAGGGTGTTATGCGCTAACATCTCGTGATTTTACCGAAACAATGGGCTTTCGAAATTTAGGTTGAATATATCGAGTTTTTCTACAATCGCAAACGAGTCCATTCGGCGATCGGGTATCTCACACCCATTCAATGCGAACAAATGTACGATTATGTTGCGTAATTTTCTCGATTCCATGTGTCCAATCTATTGACAGAGGTCCATTCTTTTATAGATGTCGGACCAGTAACTTTATGAGAAGGGCAGTTCCAAAAGTCATTCAAAGGACTTTTAGAACTGCCCCTTCTTTGTATATACTCCCGGTATAGGAGACGTTTCACCATCTTGAATAGAAATCTTTCATGACGTAAAAAGCCGGTTTCTTGTGGGTCTTGTCCGCGGAAAGCAGCCCTTTGGTATTGTAGAAATTCTGCGTGAAATGGAGCCGGCGCGGGCAGCGGAAGTCGTACAGGATCCACGGGCTCATGCCTTTGACACAGGAGATGCGTTCGAGCACGCGGACCTGCTTTTCATAAATGTCCAGCTGGCAGTCTTCCGTCCCTTTCTCGTCCCGCGTGCCCCGGTGGCCCGGCTTGGCGTCGGCGCCGAATTCGGTGACGATGACGGGTTTGTCCGGCTTGCTATTTTCGAACAGTTTGACGAGGTTGTCAAAATTCGTCTGATACCAGCCGTAATATTCGTTGGCCCCGATGATGTCCAGCACGTCGGCCAGGCGGTCGCTGATCACATGGTTGACGTGGTCCAGCATGCAGGCCGCCGAGACGGGACGGGTGGGATCCAGCTCCCTGGCGCGTTGGACAAGGCGGCTCATGAACCGGTAGCGCGCGTCGGTATCGGCGTTTTCGTTGCCGACGGACCAGATGATCACGCTGGCCCGGTTGCGGTCGCGCAGAATCAGCTCGCTCAGCTGGTTTTCCGCGTCCCGGTATGTTTCCTCGTTTTCGAAGTCGATGGCCCAGTAAACGGGGATTTCCTCCCACAGCATCAGGCCGATTTCGTCGGCGATTCTGGCCGCCTTTTCCGTGTGGGGGTAGTGGGCCAGGCGCATGAAATTGCAGTTCATTTCTTTGGCCAGCCGGAAGTTTTCCCGGATTTCGTCCTCGGTGACGGCTTTGCCGTTATTCACGCTTTCCTCGTGGGCGCTGACGCCCTTCAGATAGATTTTTTCCCCGTTCAGCAGGATGTCGGTGCCGTCCACCCGGATTTCGCGGAATCCGATCCGGTCAATGACTTCGTCTTCTCCGAAGGACAGGCGGACGTCGTAAAGCTTCGGATGTTCCGGGCTCCACAGTTCCGGCCGGGCGTCGATGACGGCGGTTCCGGAGCCGTTTTCCACCGGAATCGGACAATCGATGCCCAGTTCCCTGATCGTCAGGCGGGCGGTTCCCCGGTCGGCCCCGTCAATCCAGACGGCCGCCCGGATCCGGGAAAATTGGCTTCCCGGCACGAGATGCACCGCAAAATCCTTGATGAAGGCCGCGGGCAGACGGATGAGTTCCACGTCACGGTACAGGCCGCCGTAATTGAACCAGTCGGTGTTTTCGCAAGGGACGCGGGTGCGCTTGCGAGTGTTGTTCACCACCACCAGAATCCGGTTTTCGCGCTGCAGCTTTCCCGTCACTTCCACGCAGAACGGCGTGGAACCGCCCCTGTGGTACCCGAGGTATTCCCGGTTCAAAAACACTTTCGCTTCGTAGTTGGCGGCGCCAAATTTCAGGAACACCCGCTTCTCGCCGCGCGGGACGTATTGAAACTTGCGGGTGTAGACGGCGCTTCCCTCGTAGAGGAAATACCTCTCCCGTTCGGTGTTCCAGCAGGACGGCACCCGGATCGTTTCCCACTGGTCGAAGCTGTAGTCGAGCGGCAGTGTCCGCCCGTCTTCGTCGACGGTTTTCTCTTCGTACCATTTGGCCCGGAGGCAGGTGTCGTACGGGTCGACGGCGAAGTTCCACCAACCGTTCAGTTTTTCCGCCGGCCGGCCGCGGTCGCAAATCAGGGAACGGTGATCGATGGGCCTGGAAAGGTATTCTTTTTCGTAATCCGGATCATGGATGGAAGGGACAAAGTTGGACGGTTTGTCGGTCATGGTGGTTCACTCCCGTTTTCGGTGATCTTGAATGCCGGTTTCTGGCCGTCCTTCGATCGTCAATCCAGCGCTCGGTCGATGGCGGCTTGCCCGCCGGACCAGATTTTCCGGGCCGTCCAGTCGGCGGGGGCCCCGCTCCAGAACGGGGCCTTTGCATCCAGCCCGAGCGGAAGGAAGACGACGGTGCACAAATACAGGCTGCCGGTGGTGATGTACGATTCGCCGATCCACGGCTGGTGCCCGCAAAACCCGATGCGGAGCCAGCCGTTTTCGTCGAAGGTGCCTTCCGCTTCCGTCATGTTGCGGATGACAGCCGTCAGGGCGCTTCGCACCTGCGGTGCCGGCAGGGTGACCGGCAGCCTGTCCTGAAGCGCCAGCTGGGCGAGGAGATGGAAAACGCCGAACCGGTACGCCAGCGAACGCCCCACGGGCGGAAACGTGCCTTCGGGGGAAATGAGCCGTTCCAGGATTTCGCCATACCGCTGCGCGCGCTTCAGCACCGGTTCCTTCATGCGCGCCCATTCCGGATCCTCCGTGCCGATTTCGTCCAGGAGGTCGATCAGCATCGGATGGATGACGAAGCTGTTGTAGTAGTCCCAGTGGAAATGCGGGCCGTCGCAATAGGCGCCGTCGCCGGCGTACCATTGCTCGTGCTGCTTCAGGGCGTAATCGATCCGCATCGGATCCCAGTCTTCCCCCATGCGGCGCAGGGCGGCTTCGATCATCGCCGAAAACAGCAGCCAGTTGTTGAAGCACGGTTTGCGCGTGCGGGTCTGCTTCAGCGCCTGCGCCACCTGCCGGCGCACCCGCTCCGGCAGTTTCTCCCACAGTTCCGTCGACGCGCGGAGAATGCCCTGGGCGAGAAACGCCGCGTCCACGATAGGCTGGTCGCCTTCGCTGAAGTTCATATAGTCGGGCGAGGCGGGATTCGTGGCCATGTCCAGTCCGGCCCTGGCCAGGTCAGCAAACCGGGCCCGCAGCGAGGCTTCCGAACCCGTTTCCAGCCACGGGGCGATGCCGGCCAGCGTGCGGCCGAACGCCTCGAGCGGCGCGTAGATGCGGCGCTCCTTCAGGCCTTCGTGCGGCATGGAACGGGCCAGGCGCCCTTCCGCCAGATGAACGAGCACCGGCTCCGCGATTTTCAGCATCGTATTGAGCCAGTACGTCCGGTCGCCGGATGCCTGAATATTGGAGTGTTCCGGAACACCGGATGGTGGAACAAGGCTTTTCTCCCCCATCACCAAAACAGCTCCTTGTTGCCCCTCAGCCGGGACAAGCCTTCCACGAAGAAGTAGTCGCCGTAGATGAGGGAGACGTTGATGTTCTTTCCTTCGGGGAAATGGCCGGTGCCCCCGAGAATGAGTCCTTCGTGGCCGGGATCGTCCCAGGCGCCGTAATGCGTGTACAGGGAGCGGAGGATCCGTTCCGCCGCGTTCCGGTAGGCCGCCGCCTCGCGAGGCGGCACCAGGTCGCCGATCAGCAAAAGACCGCAGGCGGCAATGGCGCCTGCCGATGAATCCCGGGGATGCGGCACCTCGTCCGGTAGGCGGAAATCCCAGCAGGGAACGCCGTCCTCCGGCAAATGCGACAGGAAGAAATGGGCGATCCGCTTCGCCGCGTCCAGGAATTTGACGTCCCGCGCATAGCGGTAACAGTGAGCAAAGCCGTAGACCGCCCACGCTGTGCCCCGGGACCAGGCGGACGTTTCGTCATACCCCTGCCCGCCCAGCGGTCCTACCGGTTCGCCGGTGAACGGATCGAAGGCGAAAATGTGGCAGACGGAACCATCCCCGCGGACAAAATGGGTAAGGACGGTTTCCGCGTGGGATTTGGCGATATGGAAAAAGC from Bacillus thermozeamaize encodes:
- a CDS encoding glycosyl hydrolase family 2; translated protein: MTDKPSNFVPSIHDPDYEKEYLSRPIDHRSLICDRGRPAEKLNGWWNFAVDPYDTCLRAKWYEEKTVDEDGRTLPLDYSFDQWETIRVPSCWNTERERYFLYEGSAVYTRKFQYVPRGEKRVFLKFGAANYEAKVFLNREYLGYHRGGSTPFCVEVTGKLQRENRILVVVNNTRKRTRVPCENTDWFNYGGLYRDVELIRLPAAFIKDFAVHLVPGSQFSRIRAAVWIDGADRGTARLTIRELGIDCPIPVENGSGTAVIDARPELWSPEHPKLYDVRLSFGEDEVIDRIGFREIRVDGTDILLNGEKIYLKGVSAHEESVNNGKAVTEDEIRENFRLAKEMNCNFMRLAHYPHTEKAARIADEIGLMLWEEIPVYWAIDFENEETYRDAENQLSELILRDRNRASVIIWSVGNENADTDARYRFMSRLVQRARELDPTRPVSAACMLDHVNHVISDRLADVLDIIGANEYYGWYQTNFDNLVKLFENSKPDKPVIVTEFGADAKPGHRGTRDEKGTEDCQLDIYEKQVRVLERISCVKGMSPWILYDFRCPRRLHFTQNFYNTKGLLSADKTHKKPAFYVMKDFYSRW
- a CDS encoding glycosyl hydrolase: MNKGEIRTVDARAASWTEEAWNKVNDKVKRTAERIGARFPHAVHGGQYVLERPHWWTAGFWPGLLWLLYRENRHEPFRQIAEQCERELDRVIFDYDTLDHDIGFMWTLTSLARYKLLGDQDARRRALLAATLLAGRYNPQGKFIRAWNPWHENQDNRGWAIIDSLMNLPLLFWASEETKDPRFFHIAKSHAETVLTHFVRGDGSVCHIFAFDPFTGEPVGPLGGQGYDETSAWSRGTAWAVYGFAHCYRYARDVKFLDAAKRIAHFFLSHLPEDGVPCWDFRLPDEVPHPRDSSAGAIAACGLLLIGDLVPPREAAAYRNAAERILRSLYTHYGAWDDPGHEGLILGGTGHFPEGKNINVSLIYGDYFFVEGLSRLRGNKELFW